One genomic segment of Myxocyprinus asiaticus isolate MX2 ecotype Aquarium Trade chromosome 14, UBuf_Myxa_2, whole genome shotgun sequence includes these proteins:
- the LOC127452273 gene encoding paraneoplastic antigen Ma1 homolog, translating into MADTVRTTLGAELCNWCRGEGINSTHAILLTRVPEEADISLIEETLQQIKALDRVQVRGKTYKPELDCIMVLCECRERVESDTIPFDVIPVSGGDAWGITTAGDERNIPESFSEKLSKLLREKGKILDDIHSPLAPNLTSGNSPKSIIRAVGELLERTAKPSTESSAYRHLRTLSGVSPTPAGDENLESWSEKARLMVEECDCSIKEKRRKIVDSLKGPALELIQAVRLTNPNASPMDYIEALESAFGTTESGVF; encoded by the coding sequence ATGGCTGACACAGTACGTACCACACTGGGTGCTGAGCTCTGTAACTGGTGTAGAGGGGAAGGAATTAACTCTACCCATGCCATTTTATTAACCAGAGTGCCAGAAGAAGCTGATATTTCACTCATTGAAGAAACTCTGCAACAGATTAAAGCGCTTGACAGAGTGCAAGTGAGAGGGAAAACGTATAAACCTGAACTAGATTGCATCATGGTGTTATGTGAATGCCGTGAAAGAGTAGAGTCAGACACAATTCCTTTTGATGTGATTCCAGTGAGTGGAGGTGATGCTTGGGGCATAACAACAGCAGGTGATGAGAGAAATATTCCTGAGAGTTTCTCAGAGAAATTGTCTAAATTATTAAGGGAGAAAGGCAAAATTTTGGATGATATTCATTCTCCCTTGGCCCCTAACTTAACGTCAGGAAATAGCCCCAAGTCCATCATCAGAGCAGTTGGAGAACTGTTGGAAAGAACAGCAAAACCGTCCACTGAGAGCAGTGCTTACCGACATCTTAGAACTCTCTCAGGAGTCAGCCCTACTCCTGCTGGAGATGAGAATCTGGAGAGTTGGAGTGAAAAAGCCAGGCTCATGGTAGAAGAGTGTGACTGCTCCATtaaagaaaagagaaggaaaattgTGGATAGTCTTAAGGGTCCAGCTTTAGAGCTCATTCAAGCAGTAAGATTGACCAACCCAAATGCAAGTCCTATGGACTATATAGAGGCACTGGAGAGTGCTTTTGGAACAACTGAGTCAGGTGTCTTCTAA